One Benincasa hispida cultivar B227 chromosome 5, ASM972705v1, whole genome shotgun sequence genomic window carries:
- the LOC120078787 gene encoding uncharacterized protein At1g03900 isoform X1, giving the protein MSFEEDDETFEHTLLVVREVSVYKIPPRTTSGGCKCGEWLQSDKIWSGRLRVVSCKDRCEIRLEDPNSGELFAACFVNPGQRENSVETVLDSSRYFVLKIEDGRGKHAFVGLGFAERNEAFDFNVALSDHEKYVRRDLEKDPASGGSSGGDANEESQIDIHPAVNHRLKEGETIRINVKHKPSSGTGMLSAAGLSGSGSGKPKTLSLAPPPTGARKISTPLPPPPNDPAVRKLSASTCRDVGHEGKKDNVSNASDPLSDLSQLERNLPSAPGSTKAAASGWAAF; this is encoded by the exons ATGTCGTTTGAGGAGGACGATGAGACCTTCGAGCACACTCTCCTTGTCGTTCGTGAGGTTTCCGTCTACAAAATTCCTCCTCGAACCACATCCGGTGGCTGCAAGTGTGGTGAGTGGCTACAATCCGACAAGATCTGGTCCGGCCGCCTTCGAGTTGTGTCCTGTAAGGACCGATGTGAGATCCGATTGGAAGATCCCAACTCCGGCGAACTCTTTGCTGCTTGTTTTGTTAATCCTGGTCAGCGGGAGAACTCCGTTGAGACCGTTCTTGACTCTTCTCGATACTTCGTTTTGAAGATCGAGGATGGCCGGGGTAAGCACGCTTTTGTAGGGTTAGGTTTTGCCGAACGAAATGAAGCTTTTGATTTCAATGTGGCATTGTCTGACCATGAGAAGTACGTTAGGAGGGATCTTGAGAAGGATCCGGCTAGTGGCGGAAGTAGCGGCGGCGATGCTAATGAAGAGAGCCAAATTGATATCCATCCTGCTGTGAATCACAGATTGAAG GAAGGTGAAACAATTCGAATCAATGTGAAGCATAAACCATCTAGTGGAACTGGTATGCTCTCAGCTGCTGGCCTGTCGGGGTCTGGTTCTGGAAAGCCAAAAACTCTAAGTCTTGCTCCACCACCAACTGGAGCTAGGAAAATCAGTACTCCTCTTCCACCCCCTCCAAACGATCCAGCTGTGCGGAAGTTATCCGCCAGCACATGCCGTGATGTCGGTCATGAAGGAAAAAAGGACAATGTAAGCAATGCAAGCGACCCTTTATCAGATCTTTCCCAACTTGAG AGAAATCTTCCTTCTGCACCAGGTTCAACAAAGGCAGCAGCATCAGGATGGGCAGCATTCTGA
- the LOC120078787 gene encoding uncharacterized protein At1g03900 isoform X2, giving the protein MSFEEDDETFEHTLLVVREVSVYKIPPRTTSGGCKCGEWLQSDKIWSGRLRVVSCKDRCEIRLEDPNSGELFAACFVNPGQRENSVETVLDSSRYFVLKIEDGRGKHAFVGLGFAERNEAFDFNVALSDHEKYVRRDLEKDPASGGSSGGDANEESQIDIHPAVNHRLKEGETIRINVKHKPSSGTGMLSAAGLSGSGSGKPKTLSLAPPPTGARKISTPLPPPPNDPAVRKLSASTCRDVGHEGKKDNRNLPSAPGSTKAAASGWAAF; this is encoded by the exons ATGTCGTTTGAGGAGGACGATGAGACCTTCGAGCACACTCTCCTTGTCGTTCGTGAGGTTTCCGTCTACAAAATTCCTCCTCGAACCACATCCGGTGGCTGCAAGTGTGGTGAGTGGCTACAATCCGACAAGATCTGGTCCGGCCGCCTTCGAGTTGTGTCCTGTAAGGACCGATGTGAGATCCGATTGGAAGATCCCAACTCCGGCGAACTCTTTGCTGCTTGTTTTGTTAATCCTGGTCAGCGGGAGAACTCCGTTGAGACCGTTCTTGACTCTTCTCGATACTTCGTTTTGAAGATCGAGGATGGCCGGGGTAAGCACGCTTTTGTAGGGTTAGGTTTTGCCGAACGAAATGAAGCTTTTGATTTCAATGTGGCATTGTCTGACCATGAGAAGTACGTTAGGAGGGATCTTGAGAAGGATCCGGCTAGTGGCGGAAGTAGCGGCGGCGATGCTAATGAAGAGAGCCAAATTGATATCCATCCTGCTGTGAATCACAGATTGAAG GAAGGTGAAACAATTCGAATCAATGTGAAGCATAAACCATCTAGTGGAACTGGTATGCTCTCAGCTGCTGGCCTGTCGGGGTCTGGTTCTGGAAAGCCAAAAACTCTAAGTCTTGCTCCACCACCAACTGGAGCTAGGAAAATCAGTACTCCTCTTCCACCCCCTCCAAACGATCCAGCTGTGCGGAAGTTATCCGCCAGCACATGCCGTGATGTCGGTCATGAAGGAAAAAAGGACAAT AGAAATCTTCCTTCTGCACCAGGTTCAACAAAGGCAGCAGCATCAGGATGGGCAGCATTCTGA